The following are encoded together in the Paludisphaera mucosa genome:
- a CDS encoding PEP-CTERM sorting domain-containing protein, with amino-acid sequence MRIRFGLSAILFLTGLQASVDARADFHVQVDYNDPSGSNAAYYDRITAGIDAAAAEWGRYLDTRNETLEIQLNFTNEPTGSGGSFLYGYDADVSQAVGLPTFEAGAAMKLMRGIDITQGADAVLNIGRDWLENVLWYNPDPGSSTPPPPGQVDSHYFFLHELGHILGFSSFRDPNGDLPRFSDGTPYQSTFDALSGFDSNGDFYYLGENAMLAYGGKPVPLTYGNFSHVGNGWWTGRPGVDLVNDVMNGVVSQSIHYSLSGVDVGVLSDMGYSLTAEGRALVGLAPTAVPEPASLLALGLGLAGVRASRSVATRRRRAA; translated from the coding sequence ATGCGCATCCGTTTCGGGCTTTCGGCGATCCTCTTCCTGACGGGCCTTCAGGCGAGCGTCGACGCGCGGGCCGACTTCCACGTCCAGGTCGACTACAACGATCCTTCGGGGAGCAACGCCGCATACTACGACCGGATCACGGCCGGGATCGATGCGGCGGCGGCCGAATGGGGCCGCTACCTGGACACGCGAAATGAGACGCTGGAGATCCAGCTGAACTTCACCAACGAGCCCACGGGCAGCGGCGGGAGCTTCCTGTACGGGTACGACGCCGACGTCTCGCAGGCCGTCGGCCTCCCCACCTTCGAGGCGGGCGCGGCGATGAAGCTGATGCGCGGGATCGACATCACCCAGGGCGCCGACGCGGTCCTGAACATCGGCAGGGACTGGCTCGAGAACGTCCTCTGGTACAACCCGGATCCCGGATCGTCGACCCCTCCTCCGCCGGGACAGGTCGACTCCCACTACTTCTTCCTGCACGAACTCGGGCACATCCTCGGCTTCTCGTCGTTCCGCGACCCCAACGGCGACCTGCCCCGATTCTCCGACGGGACGCCGTACCAGTCGACGTTCGACGCCCTGAGCGGGTTCGATTCGAATGGCGACTTCTACTATCTGGGCGAGAATGCGATGCTCGCCTACGGCGGGAAGCCGGTCCCGCTGACCTACGGCAACTTCTCGCACGTGGGCAACGGCTGGTGGACGGGCCGGCCGGGCGTCGACCTGGTGAACGACGTCATGAACGGGGTCGTCTCGCAATCGATCCACTACAGCCTGTCGGGCGTGGACGTGGGGGTGCTCTCGGACATGGGTTACTCGCTGACCGCCGAGGGCCGGGCCCTCGTCGGCCTCGCCCCGACGGCGGTCCCCGAGCCGGCCTCGCTGCTGGCGCTCGGCCTCGGGCTGGCCGGAGTTCGGGCTTCTCGGTCCGTCGCGACGCGGCGGCGCCGGGCCGCTTGA
- the rpsR gene encoding 30S ribosomal protein S18, with protein sequence MPRKKFGRNRKNRCRFCTREGCPRPAYVDYKDIGLLKKLCTNQSKMFSRKRSGNCAAFQRASSAAVKRARFMGLLPYVGE encoded by the coding sequence ATGCCCCGTAAGAAGTTCGGACGCAACCGCAAGAATCGCTGCCGGTTCTGCACTCGCGAAGGCTGCCCCCGCCCGGCCTATGTCGATTACAAGGACATCGGCCTCCTGAAGAAGCTCTGCACCAACCAGAGCAAGATGTTCTCCCGCAAGCGGAGCGGCAACTGCGCCGCGTTTCAGCGGGCTTCGAGCGCCGCGGTCAAGCGGGCCCGCTTCATGGGGCTCCTGCCGTACGTCGGCGAGTGA
- a CDS encoding DUF1570 domain-containing protein, giving the protein MTSTILALLALTLQVPPPTSAAETARGLRDEAHAIESRETEALRSLADSLAKQGEARGAAEVRKLMVQSPQGTATRLVPLPEVVEARGRATAEPAWRKDLDAIRKAAGEASFELARKAAAASPPHMARAAVALREALARLPDHAEVRRLLGYVPHEGGWARPFAVARLKEGNVAHPTYGWVPEAWVPRLELGELPAPAVRGREANWLPAAEADRLRNTWRTPWEIHTEHFDVLADVPLAEAIRFGRRLEAFHDLFFTLMADVVGDDLPLARRFRSPGLAPDASYRPHQVIYYADRDEYRERMRPVAGEQVGAESLGYYDPPRNGKGNRRPAYFFRDADAELPSEATLYHEVSHQLLFESAGPNSYLANAGDYWVFEGLGTYFETVAPTDDGAIEVGGTVGARLDEAVRSLAAGKFLRLAEFLRQNQAAFNRDERIHVNYQQAMALTVFLMQADQGAYREPFLDYVRDAYRGRIKRGSGRSLEDRLGIPVDELERRFKAFLAPREGR; this is encoded by the coding sequence ATGACCTCGACGATCCTCGCCTTGCTCGCCCTGACGCTCCAGGTCCCCCCGCCGACGTCGGCCGCCGAAACGGCCAGGGGGCTGCGCGACGAGGCCCACGCGATCGAATCGCGCGAGACCGAGGCCCTCCGTTCCCTCGCCGACAGCCTGGCGAAGCAAGGCGAGGCCCGGGGCGCCGCCGAGGTCCGCAAGCTCATGGTGCAGTCGCCCCAGGGGACGGCCACGCGGCTCGTGCCGCTGCCGGAGGTGGTCGAGGCGCGCGGGCGGGCGACGGCCGAGCCCGCCTGGCGGAAGGACCTGGACGCGATCCGCAAGGCGGCCGGCGAGGCGTCCTTCGAGCTGGCTCGCAAGGCGGCGGCGGCCTCGCCCCCCCACATGGCCCGCGCGGCGGTCGCCCTGCGCGAGGCCCTGGCGCGGCTGCCCGACCACGCCGAGGTCCGCCGGCTGCTGGGCTACGTCCCCCACGAGGGGGGCTGGGCGCGGCCGTTCGCCGTCGCCCGGCTGAAGGAGGGGAACGTCGCGCATCCGACCTACGGCTGGGTGCCCGAGGCCTGGGTCCCGCGCCTGGAACTCGGCGAGCTGCCCGCGCCGGCGGTCCGGGGCAGGGAGGCGAACTGGCTTCCCGCCGCCGAGGCCGACCGCCTGCGAAACACCTGGCGGACCCCCTGGGAGATCCACACCGAGCACTTCGACGTGCTCGCCGACGTGCCGCTCGCCGAGGCGATCCGCTTCGGCCGCCGGCTGGAGGCGTTCCACGACCTCTTCTTCACCCTGATGGCCGACGTCGTCGGCGACGACCTGCCGCTCGCCCGCCGCTTCCGGTCGCCGGGCCTGGCCCCCGACGCGAGCTATCGCCCCCATCAGGTGATCTACTACGCCGACCGCGACGAGTATCGCGAGCGGATGCGGCCCGTCGCCGGCGAGCAGGTGGGGGCCGAGAGCCTGGGCTATTACGACCCGCCCCGCAACGGCAAGGGGAACCGCCGGCCGGCCTACTTCTTCCGCGACGCCGACGCCGAGCTGCCGAGCGAGGCGACCCTCTACCACGAGGTCTCGCACCAGCTCTTGTTCGAGTCGGCCGGGCCCAACTCCTACCTCGCGAACGCGGGGGATTACTGGGTCTTCGAGGGGCTCGGGACGTACTTCGAGACGGTCGCCCCGACGGACGACGGCGCGATCGAGGTCGGCGGGACGGTCGGCGCGCGGCTCGACGAGGCCGTGCGGTCGCTGGCCGCCGGCAAGTTCCTGCGGCTGGCGGAGTTCCTCCGCCAGAACCAGGCGGCGTTCAACCGCGACGAGCGGATCCACGTCAACTACCAGCAGGCGATGGCGTTGACGGTCTTCCTGATGCAGGCCGATCAGGGCGCGTACCGCGAGCCCTTCCTGGACTACGTCCGGGACGCGTACCGGGGGCGCATCAAGCGAGGCTCGGGGCGATCGCTGGAAGACCGCCTCGGGATCCCCGTCGACGAATTGGAGCGCCGGTTCAAGGCGTTCCTCGCCCCGCGCGAGGGGCGGTGA
- a CDS encoding CvpA family protein, with translation MSVPPALLDTLLVALMLFMTYVLTSEGAWGAALMFFNVLFGGLIAFNFYEPLANLIDSTGIGWGFSETLAMMLIFCVSVLLLRLATETLAPAMVRFPNPVYHVTRLIFGFATTIVTFAIILLAFHAAPIHKNMFGYINYNTKPPFGMGIDHAWLGFFQYTTGDIFARYGSGVRDPYSTYGKTGNQLMQVHLFDPRGRWLLDHQEARPYGEGGAILEGGGEAGAPAAAGGGQAGGGGGGPAGPGGPPGAATSRPIGGPVAPAVPN, from the coding sequence ATGTCCGTGCCCCCAGCCCTGCTCGACACGCTCCTCGTCGCCCTGATGCTCTTCATGACCTACGTCCTAACGAGCGAAGGGGCCTGGGGCGCGGCCCTGATGTTCTTCAACGTGCTGTTCGGCGGCCTGATCGCGTTCAACTTCTACGAGCCGCTGGCCAACCTGATCGACTCGACGGGGATCGGCTGGGGCTTCTCCGAGACGCTGGCGATGATGCTCATCTTCTGCGTGTCGGTACTGCTGCTGCGACTGGCGACCGAGACGCTGGCCCCGGCCATGGTGCGGTTCCCCAACCCGGTCTACCACGTCACGCGGCTGATCTTCGGCTTCGCGACGACGATCGTCACCTTTGCGATCATCCTGCTGGCCTTCCACGCCGCGCCGATCCACAAGAACATGTTCGGCTACATCAACTACAACACCAAGCCGCCGTTCGGCATGGGGATCGACCACGCCTGGCTGGGCTTCTTCCAGTACACCACCGGCGACATCTTCGCCCGCTACGGCTCGGGCGTGCGCGACCCCTACAGCACGTACGGCAAGACCGGCAACCAGCTCATGCAGGTCCACCTGTTCGACCCCCGCGGCCGCTGGCTGCTCGACCACCAGGAGGCCCGCCCGTACGGCGAGGGGGGGGCGATCCTCGAGGGCGGCGGCGAGGCGGGGGCGCCCGCCGCGGCGGGCGGCGGCCAGGCGGGCGGGGGCGGCGGCGGGCCCGCGGGCCCCGGCGGGCCTCCGGGGGCGGCGACCTCGCGGCCGATCGGCGGGCCGGTGGCCCCGGCGGTGCCGAACTGA
- a CDS encoding GspE/PulE family protein: MIRPSLVLATFLIGTLGVATGADAAEAFTGLLAQAAAAETVVAVPRGPGFYLNLYKFVPVVLIYLLWTWTTDWVEHDGKLLNNPKTETWNCVVFFSGVLGLAMVFSIPIYPIGVTLLLLAYFIPILTYVFIRNQTVADDQKVLTPYHLGEVTNDVLAKLGMRPLFNRNMGSVDRAGPPITFIGKSSGSAGKEDPSRLRQAEESRSFMAAKELVYDAVLRRATDIHLEPTADQLSVRYRIDGILHSAEPFDRPTGDAVINVFKVLSAMDISEKRKPQDGSFGAKLQARDLDFRVATSGSKAGEKLVMRILDNSSGVTKLEDLGMRGKLIEQVKSLVTQPHGMFLSCGPTGSGKSTTLYAALREIDRYQRNIITVEDPIEYHLDNITQMEVNTKSGQTFATSLRSILRQDPDVIMIGEIRDQETANIACQAANTGHMVFSTVHSNDAVTALFRLLDLGVEPFMIASALSAVLGQRLVRLLCEQCKEPYKPKPEFLKKANLPADKVDVFYRRPENPEQVCPQCGGTGYFGRAGIFELLVLTEPIRDMLRENPSLTKIKAEARRGGMIYLQEDGLRQVIQGRTSIEELLRVVK, from the coding sequence ATGATTCGTCCGTCTCTGGTGCTCGCGACGTTTCTGATCGGGACGCTCGGCGTCGCCACGGGGGCCGACGCGGCCGAAGCGTTCACGGGGCTGCTCGCGCAGGCCGCCGCCGCCGAGACGGTCGTCGCCGTCCCGCGCGGGCCCGGCTTCTACCTGAACCTCTACAAGTTCGTCCCGGTCGTCCTGATCTACCTGCTCTGGACCTGGACGACCGACTGGGTGGAGCACGACGGCAAGCTGCTCAACAACCCCAAGACCGAGACCTGGAACTGCGTGGTCTTCTTCTCGGGCGTGCTCGGCCTGGCGATGGTCTTCTCGATCCCCATCTACCCGATCGGCGTCACGCTGCTGCTGCTGGCCTACTTCATCCCGATCCTGACCTACGTCTTCATCCGCAACCAGACGGTCGCCGACGACCAGAAGGTGCTGACCCCCTACCACCTGGGCGAGGTCACCAACGACGTCCTGGCGAAGCTGGGGATGCGGCCCCTGTTCAACCGGAACATGGGCTCGGTCGACCGCGCCGGGCCGCCGATCACGTTCATCGGCAAGAGCAGCGGGTCGGCCGGCAAGGAGGATCCCAGCCGCCTCCGCCAGGCCGAGGAGTCGCGGTCGTTCATGGCGGCCAAGGAGCTGGTGTATGACGCGGTCCTCCGCCGCGCGACCGACATCCACCTGGAGCCGACGGCCGACCAGCTCTCGGTCCGCTACCGGATCGACGGCATCCTGCACTCGGCCGAGCCGTTCGACCGGCCGACGGGCGACGCCGTGATCAACGTCTTCAAGGTCCTCTCGGCGATGGACATCTCCGAGAAGCGGAAGCCGCAGGACGGCTCGTTCGGGGCCAAGCTGCAGGCCCGCGACCTGGACTTCCGCGTCGCCACCTCGGGCTCGAAGGCCGGCGAGAAGCTGGTCATGCGAATCCTCGACAACTCGTCGGGCGTGACCAAGCTCGAAGACCTGGGGATGCGCGGCAAGCTCATCGAGCAGGTCAAGAGCCTCGTCACCCAGCCCCACGGCATGTTCCTCTCGTGCGGGCCGACCGGCTCGGGCAAGTCGACCACGCTGTACGCGGCGCTCCGCGAGATCGACCGCTACCAGCGGAACATCATCACGGTCGAGGACCCGATCGAGTACCACCTCGACAACATCACCCAGATGGAGGTCAACACCAAGTCCGGGCAGACCTTCGCCACCAGCCTGCGGTCGATCCTGCGGCAGGACCCCGACGTCATCATGATCGGCGAGATCCGCGACCAGGAGACGGCCAACATCGCCTGCCAGGCGGCGAACACCGGCCACATGGTCTTCTCCACGGTCCACTCGAACGACGCGGTGACCGCCCTCTTCCGGCTGCTCGACCTGGGCGTCGAGCCCTTCATGATCGCCTCGGCGCTCTCGGCCGTGCTGGGCCAGCGGCTCGTCCGGCTGCTGTGCGAGCAGTGCAAGGAGCCGTACAAGCCCAAGCCCGAGTTCCTCAAGAAGGCCAACCTGCCGGCCGACAAGGTCGACGTCTTCTACCGCCGCCCCGAGAACCCCGAGCAGGTCTGCCCCCAGTGCGGCGGCACCGGCTACTTCGGCCGCGCCGGCATCTTCGAACTGCTCGTCCTCACCGAGCCGATCCGCGACATGCTCCGCGAGAACCCCTCGCTCACCAAGATCAAGGCCGAGGCCCGCCGCGGCGGCATGATCTACCTCCAGGAAGACGGCCTCCGCCAGGTGATCCAGGGGCGGACGTCGATCGAGGAGCTGCTCCGCGTCGTCAAGTGA
- a CDS encoding type IV pilus twitching motility protein PilT: protein MSTAVDPKIETPANEPEANKLFRMCIKYAGSDLHLKVGMPPSMRLSGVLRQMQLPPLTSSDMERLMFPLLSPRQRGILDEEGGVDFAHLVFDGDVETRFRVNLFKQRGRLSLVARRVNNKIPSFEALHLPAVLADITQYDQGIVILAGVTGSGKSTTIASMLQYVNERERMHIVTIEDPVEYTFKDDKSIINQREVGIDVIDWDTALKHAVRQDPDIILVGEMRDRETFSAAMHAAETGHLVFGTIHAGTAPSTIGRLLDLFPRDMHSSLRQSLAFNLKAVIAQKLLPTTKEWADKGVGRVPTNEIMRINPTVKKLILNEDDNKLGDAIRIGKEEGMMDFTESLRQLVVAEKIERAVAFEVAPQPESLKMALKGITINQPGIL from the coding sequence ATGTCTACAGCCGTCGACCCCAAGATCGAAACGCCGGCCAACGAGCCCGAGGCGAACAAGCTGTTCCGCATGTGCATCAAGTACGCGGGGTCCGACCTCCACCTGAAGGTCGGCATGCCGCCGTCGATGCGGCTGTCGGGCGTGCTCCGCCAGATGCAGCTGCCGCCCCTGACCTCGTCGGACATGGAACGCCTGATGTTCCCGCTGCTCTCGCCCCGCCAGCGCGGGATCCTCGACGAGGAGGGGGGCGTGGACTTCGCGCACCTCGTCTTCGACGGCGACGTCGAGACCCGGTTCCGCGTGAACCTGTTCAAGCAGCGGGGCCGGCTCAGCCTGGTCGCCCGCCGCGTGAACAACAAGATCCCGTCGTTCGAGGCGCTCCACCTGCCGGCGGTCCTGGCCGACATCACCCAGTACGACCAGGGGATCGTGATCCTCGCCGGCGTGACCGGTTCGGGCAAGTCGACGACGATCGCCTCGATGCTCCAGTACGTCAACGAGCGCGAGCGGATGCACATCGTCACGATCGAGGACCCGGTCGAATACACGTTCAAGGACGACAAGTCGATCATCAACCAGCGCGAGGTGGGGATCGACGTCATCGACTGGGACACGGCCCTGAAGCACGCCGTGCGTCAGGACCCCGACATCATCCTCGTGGGCGAGATGCGCGACCGCGAGACCTTCAGCGCGGCCATGCACGCGGCCGAGACGGGCCATCTCGTGTTCGGGACGATCCACGCCGGCACGGCGCCGTCGACGATCGGCCGCCTCCTCGACCTCTTCCCGCGCGACATGCACTCGTCGCTGCGGCAGTCGCTGGCGTTCAACCTCAAGGCGGTCATCGCCCAGAAGCTGCTGCCGACGACGAAGGAGTGGGCCGACAAGGGCGTGGGCCGGGTGCCGACCAACGAGATCATGCGGATCAACCCGACGGTCAAGAAGCTGATCCTCAACGAGGACGACAACAAGCTCGGCGACGCCATCCGGATCGGCAAGGAAGAGGGGATGATGGACTTCACCGAGAGCCTCCGCCAGCTCGTCGTCGCCGAGAAGATCGAGCGCGCGGTGGCCTTCGAGGTGGCTCCGCAGCCCGAGTCTTTGAAAATGGCCCTCAAGGGGATTACCATCAACCAGCCTGGTATCCTATAA
- the hisF gene encoding imidazole glycerol phosphate synthase subunit HisF gives MLAKRIIPCLDVNQGRVVKGTNFLNLRDAGDPVEVARRYDEEGADELVFLDITASHERREILWDVVRRTSEVCFMPLTVGGGIRTLDDVRALLKAGADKVSINSAAVRDPDLIRKAARKFGSQCIVVNIDPKRVDRGGREVWEVHINGGRIATGLEAVAWAEEVERLGAGEIVLTSMDADGTKNGYDLEMTRAVVDAVTIPVVASGGAGSPEHLRAVLAEAGASAALAASIFHYKEYSIRETKDYLAGRGVPVRRPAARAAAAATSVGAS, from the coding sequence ATGCTGGCCAAGCGGATCATCCCTTGCCTGGACGTCAATCAAGGCCGCGTGGTGAAGGGGACGAATTTCCTCAACCTGCGCGACGCCGGCGATCCCGTCGAGGTGGCGCGGCGGTACGATGAGGAAGGGGCCGACGAGCTGGTCTTCCTCGACATCACGGCCAGCCACGAGCGGCGGGAGATCCTCTGGGACGTGGTCCGGCGGACCTCGGAAGTCTGCTTCATGCCCCTGACGGTGGGCGGCGGGATCCGGACGCTCGACGACGTGCGGGCTTTATTGAAGGCCGGGGCCGACAAGGTGTCGATCAACTCGGCGGCCGTGCGCGACCCCGACCTGATCCGCAAGGCGGCGCGGAAGTTCGGCAGCCAGTGCATCGTGGTGAACATCGACCCCAAGCGGGTGGACCGCGGCGGCCGGGAGGTCTGGGAGGTCCACATCAACGGCGGCCGGATCGCGACGGGCCTGGAGGCGGTCGCCTGGGCGGAGGAGGTCGAGCGCCTGGGCGCCGGCGAGATCGTCCTCACCAGCATGGACGCCGACGGCACCAAGAACGGCTACGACCTGGAGATGACCCGCGCCGTGGTCGACGCCGTGACGATCCCGGTGGTCGCCTCGGGGGGGGCCGGCAGCCCCGAGCACCTGCGGGCGGTGCTGGCCGAGGCGGGCGCGAGCGCCGCGCTGGCGGCGAGCATCTTCCACTATAAGGAGTATTCGATCCGGGAGACCAAGGACTACCTGGCCGGCCGCGGCGTGCCGGTGAGGCGGCCGGCGGCCCGGGCCGCGGCCGCGGCGACGTCGGTCGGGGCGTCCTGA
- a CDS encoding CAP domain-containing protein → MPISNFAIRIPSRLLLSLVALFATGMRVEAQQYYYPTAEVAATAAPTYTYQTAPAAAAQPTYQVAQPTQYVQQPAAPQYYYQSAYAGMAAPAQPAQVQQYAAAPAAASGDPYGFVAWLNGVRASYGLGAVGYDANLSNWAAMNNSQQAARGLGHHVMGPARRQNSAMGGFPGIENMWMASPAHRAALLDPTITFVGIAGAGAWWTFNAN, encoded by the coding sequence TTGCCCATTTCCAACTTCGCGATCCGCATCCCCAGCCGGTTGCTCCTATCCCTCGTCGCCCTGTTCGCGACCGGCATGCGGGTCGAGGCCCAACAGTACTACTACCCGACCGCGGAAGTCGCCGCGACCGCCGCCCCTACTTATACCTATCAAACCGCCCCCGCCGCCGCGGCCCAGCCGACGTACCAGGTCGCCCAGCCGACCCAGTACGTCCAGCAGCCTGCGGCCCCCCAATATTACTACCAGAGCGCCTACGCCGGGATGGCCGCGCCGGCGCAGCCGGCCCAGGTCCAGCAGTACGCCGCCGCCCCGGCGGCCGCGTCCGGCGACCCGTACGGGTTCGTCGCCTGGCTCAACGGCGTGCGGGCCTCGTACGGCCTCGGCGCCGTCGGCTACGACGCCAACCTGTCGAACTGGGCGGCGATGAATAACAGCCAGCAGGCCGCCCGCGGCCTGGGCCATCACGTCATGGGCCCGGCGCGTCGCCAGAATTCGGCGATGGGCGGGTTCCCCGGCATCGAGAACATGTGGATGGCCTCGCCGGCCCACCGCGCGGCGCTCCTCGACCCGACGATCACCTTCGTCGGGATCGCCGGCGCCGGCGCCTGGTGGACGTTCAACGCCAACTGA
- a CDS encoding GGDEF domain-containing protein, with product MPASATTLREGEGPAPDHRAATAAAAVGEVAVHDFAAAAAAAGDLDAIRHALAAASHWAAGHDPVALILAGEPDEADDGAGVDASIPVRVGERGRTWGRLVLRRRAVEPAVRPALVRRRLESLATLAAFAIERIAARHAAAGSSNLGDESDGGEPRDAAVHDATLLSAVLPFAMSQARRHKEPLSILCLAIDPLRGVRELLGAAAADRVVERVGVRIAGLLRSSDLVGRLDDDRLMAVLPRADLRDAIHVGEKLGRTIAADVDLLDIPLTVTLSVGAAALPSSAGTLGGLLDAADAALSEARKCGPGRIAAAPHAGVGRDRDVFARA from the coding sequence GTGCCGGCGTCTGCGACGACCCTTCGCGAGGGTGAGGGGCCGGCGCCGGATCACCGGGCCGCGACGGCGGCCGCGGCGGTGGGCGAGGTCGCGGTCCACGATTTCGCCGCCGCGGCGGCCGCGGCGGGCGACCTGGATGCGATCCGCCACGCGCTGGCCGCGGCCTCGCACTGGGCGGCGGGCCACGACCCGGTCGCCCTGATCCTGGCCGGAGAGCCGGACGAGGCCGACGACGGGGCCGGGGTCGACGCCTCGATCCCGGTCCGCGTCGGGGAGCGGGGGCGGACGTGGGGCCGGCTCGTCCTCAGGCGGCGGGCCGTGGAGCCCGCCGTCCGGCCCGCCTTGGTCCGGCGCCGGCTCGAATCCCTGGCCACGCTCGCCGCCTTCGCGATCGAGCGGATCGCGGCGCGGCACGCGGCGGCCGGCTCTTCGAATCTCGGCGACGAGAGCGACGGCGGCGAGCCTCGCGACGCGGCGGTCCACGATGCGACCCTGCTGAGCGCCGTGCTGCCGTTCGCGATGAGCCAGGCGCGGCGGCACAAGGAGCCGCTGTCGATCCTTTGCCTGGCGATCGACCCCCTGCGCGGCGTCCGCGAGCTGCTGGGCGCCGCGGCCGCCGACCGGGTCGTGGAGCGCGTGGGCGTCCGGATCGCGGGCCTGCTGCGGTCCAGCGACCTCGTCGGACGGCTCGACGACGATCGGCTGATGGCGGTCCTGCCCCGGGCCGACCTGCGCGACGCGATCCACGTCGGCGAGAAGCTGGGCCGGACGATCGCCGCCGACGTCGACCTTCTGGACATCCCCCTGACCGTCACGCTCTCGGTGGGCGCGGCCGCGCTGCCGTCCAGCGCGGGGACGCTGGGGGGGCTCCTCGACGCGGCCGACGCGGCGCTCTCCGAGGCGAGGAAATGCGGCCCCGGCCGCATCGCGGCGGCCCCGCATGCGGGCGTCGGGCGCGACCGGGACGTCTTCGCCCGGGCCTGA
- a CDS encoding VOC family protein codes for MTTASEKVQPRPITHVGVTVTDIEASIDWYRRVLGFQLLHGPVDYTAGQGHFGRLVADMLGPKVVRGRIAMLDAGGVGLELFEFSEPKADRRGAEENQEFYLHKTGTFHFCVIDPDVEGLARRIVESGGKQRSAVWEFAPGVGFYVCYCEDPFGNIVEIYSHSTPQIWSTLAQIAKQSDEPKS; via the coding sequence ATGACGACGGCATCGGAGAAGGTTCAACCCCGCCCGATCACGCATGTGGGCGTCACCGTCACGGATATTGAAGCCTCGATCGACTGGTATCGGCGGGTGTTGGGATTCCAGCTCCTCCACGGGCCGGTGGACTACACGGCCGGCCAGGGCCACTTCGGGCGACTGGTCGCCGATATGCTCGGTCCCAAGGTCGTCCGCGGCCGGATCGCCATGCTGGACGCCGGCGGCGTCGGCCTGGAGCTCTTCGAGTTTTCCGAGCCGAAGGCCGATCGCCGGGGGGCGGAGGAGAACCAGGAGTTCTACCTGCACAAGACCGGCACGTTCCACTTCTGCGTCATCGACCCGGACGTCGAAGGCCTGGCCCGGCGGATCGTCGAGAGCGGGGGCAAGCAGCGCAGCGCGGTCTGGGAGTTCGCCCCCGGCGTCGGCTTCTACGTCTGCTATTGCGAAGACCCGTTCGGCAACATCGTCGAGATCTACTCCCACAGCACGCCCCAAATCTGGAGCACGCTGGCGCAGATCGCCAAGCAGTCGGACGAGCCGAAATCCTGA